Proteins from a genomic interval of Brachybacterium vulturis:
- the sepH gene encoding septation protein SepH: protein MRELELDGIHDDGEHVLLVDSDGERYTLRIDKALRAAVRSDRPALNMIQAVDAAPLRPREIQAMLRSGRSAEDIAEASEIPLEHVRRYEGPVLAEREWTAQRARVFPVGRGGPSLLDVVSERLAAREATGETAWDAWRRQDGTWTLELTFSAGGRTRQAHWVADLDNRSVAPVDDEARWISDEDAPPEPSRGRGRLQAVKSAVYDLEADGSLEGSPASTPRARTWPPRRPVPEEHPSVIDDDDLDALNARRGLRSVPRPENSGTVWSGLEDAEPAVAAEDTPSHGSDDGQGRRADASARPDGSADPALTAEREVADPDREAALEHSVGAGEDSVFTDLDSAALDADGTDSADGATAPSEQSGSATEEDAGAAAASLSYQDTVDLTPLPGFDEPSSADAPAEETEEPAEPKSAKKSRPRSKRASMPSWDEIVFGSKHD from the coding sequence ATGCGCGAGCTCGAACTCGACGGGATCCATGACGACGGGGAACATGTGCTCCTGGTCGACTCCGATGGCGAGCGGTACACGCTGCGCATCGACAAGGCTCTGCGCGCCGCGGTGCGCTCGGACCGCCCGGCGCTGAACATGATCCAGGCAGTCGACGCCGCGCCCCTGCGGCCCCGGGAGATCCAGGCGATGCTCCGCTCCGGCCGCAGCGCGGAGGACATCGCGGAGGCCTCCGAGATCCCGCTGGAGCACGTGCGCCGCTATGAGGGCCCCGTCCTCGCCGAGCGCGAGTGGACCGCGCAGCGGGCCCGCGTCTTCCCCGTCGGCCGGGGCGGCCCCAGCCTGCTCGACGTCGTCTCCGAGCGGCTCGCCGCGCGGGAGGCGACCGGGGAGACGGCCTGGGACGCCTGGCGGCGGCAGGACGGCACCTGGACCCTCGAGCTGACCTTCTCCGCCGGCGGCCGCACGCGTCAGGCGCACTGGGTCGCCGACCTCGACAACCGGTCGGTCGCGCCGGTGGATGACGAGGCCCGCTGGATCAGCGACGAGGATGCCCCACCGGAGCCGTCCCGCGGTCGGGGCCGGCTCCAGGCCGTCAAGAGCGCCGTCTACGACCTCGAGGCCGACGGTTCGCTGGAGGGCTCGCCCGCGTCCACCCCGCGTGCCCGCACCTGGCCGCCGCGACGGCCGGTGCCCGAGGAGCACCCCTCGGTGATCGACGACGACGATCTCGATGCGCTCAACGCCCGTCGGGGACTGCGCTCGGTGCCGCGTCCCGAGAACTCCGGCACCGTCTGGTCCGGTCTCGAGGACGCGGAGCCCGCCGTGGCGGCCGAGGACACCCCCTCGCACGGCTCGGACGACGGGCAGGGACGCCGCGCGGACGCCTCCGCGCGGCCCGACGGATCCGCGGATCCGGCTCTCACCGCGGAGCGGGAGGTGGCCGATCCGGACCGTGAGGCCGCGCTCGAGCACTCGGTCGGTGCCGGCGAGGACAGCGTGTTCACGGACCTCGACTCCGCAGCGCTCGACGCCGACGGCACGGACTCCGCGGACGGGGCGACCGCTCCGTCCGAGCAGTCCGGGTCCGCGACGGAGGAGGATGCAGGGGCCGCCGCCGCGTCGCTCAGCTACCAGGACACCGTGGATCTCACTCCGCTGCCGGGCTTCGACGAGCCCTCGTCCGCGGACGCCCCGGCGGAGGAGACGGAGGAGCCCGCGGAGCCCAAGTCGGCGAAGAAGTCCCGGCCCCGCAGCAAGCGGGCCTCGATGCCCAGCTGGGACGAGATCGTCTTCGGCTCCAAGCACGACTGA
- a CDS encoding alkaline phosphatase family protein, whose amino-acid sequence MTAPDRPAGWPADLLPPPFAGTDRPALLDVIPPLLEHPDPGRDLVVLLDGVGADLLAEHRSLTPTLRRAESQISRIRTVTPATTSSAMVSLHTGQPPLRHGVLGYLTRDPRTGRSLNQLTGAPGTDPGQWMPLLTPVETGSRRAVQVAPAKHAGSHLSGVAFRGWEFLGHGRGDRVEAVRTALHRAGPDGLVHLHVDDVDHAGHRHGIDSEQWRTALAEVDSLLGTLLRRLPRGTRIHLTADHGMVDTSAEHTIDLAAQPQLLRLVEEAAGEARALALHTVPGAGVDEELAEGLTALLGERALVLRRPDILAAGLLGPAGAAVPERVAPRIPDVLVLARGRWSIDDFSRRPDTARRMIGVHGSLTSAEAWVPLLRTES is encoded by the coding sequence ATGACCGCGCCGGACCGCCCGGCCGGCTGGCCCGCGGACCTGCTGCCCCCGCCGTTCGCCGGGACGGACCGTCCGGCGCTGCTGGATGTGATCCCACCGCTGCTCGAGCACCCCGACCCCGGACGCGACCTGGTGGTGCTGCTGGACGGGGTGGGAGCCGACCTGCTCGCCGAGCACCGCTCGCTGACCCCCACGCTGCGGCGGGCGGAGTCGCAGATCTCGCGGATCCGCACCGTGACCCCGGCGACCACCTCGAGCGCGATGGTCTCCCTGCACACCGGCCAGCCCCCGCTGAGGCACGGCGTGCTCGGCTATCTCACCCGGGATCCGCGCACCGGGCGCAGCCTCAACCAGCTCACCGGCGCCCCGGGCACCGACCCCGGGCAGTGGATGCCGCTGCTCACCCCGGTCGAGACCGGGTCTCGCCGAGCCGTGCAGGTGGCACCCGCGAAGCACGCCGGTTCCCATCTCAGCGGCGTCGCCTTCCGCGGCTGGGAGTTCCTCGGCCACGGCCGCGGCGACCGGGTCGAGGCGGTGCGCACCGCGCTGCACCGGGCGGGACCGGACGGACTGGTGCACCTCCACGTCGACGACGTCGACCACGCCGGGCACCGGCACGGGATCGACTCCGAGCAGTGGAGGACCGCGCTGGCCGAGGTCGACTCCCTGCTCGGCACCCTGCTGCGCCGGCTCCCGCGCGGCACCCGGATCCACCTCACGGCCGATCACGGGATGGTCGACACCTCGGCGGAGCACACCATCGATCTCGCCGCTCAGCCGCAGCTGCTGCGCCTGGTCGAGGAGGCCGCGGGGGAGGCGCGCGCACTCGCCCTGCACACCGTGCCGGGAGCGGGGGTGGACGAGGAGCTCGCGGAGGGACTCACCGCACTGCTCGGCGAGCGGGCGCTGGTGCTCCGCCGCCCGGACATCCTCGCCGCAGGCCTGCTGGGACCCGCCGGTGCCGCGGTCCCCGAGCGGGTCGCACCCCGGATCCCGGACGTGCTGGTGCTCGCCCGGGGGCGCTGGAGCATCGACGACTTCTCCCGCCGGCCCGACACCGCCCGCCGCATGATCGGCGTCCACGGATCGCTGACCTCGGCGGAGGCCTGGGTGCCGCTGCTGCGCACCGAGAGCTGA
- a CDS encoding DUF5998 family protein produces the protein MTTALPADLLTDLETAGYFPQTAAQSLERLLRTARPVAHLVRPETTFDGPEVRRHLTVVVLTATHLLITHLDDDPADALNPSQVVSTTERIRLRAITSTGLSQVFDTDGKGSPGTEAEITLGVSWDGSRRVDLERAICEDPNCQIDHGYTGTIAPSDLALRVSALADGVDAVDAALAFHDRLVDAIDAAGD, from the coding sequence ATGACCACAGCTCTCCCCGCCGACCTCCTGACGGACCTCGAGACCGCCGGCTACTTCCCGCAGACGGCGGCGCAGAGCCTGGAGCGCCTGCTGCGCACCGCGCGTCCCGTCGCCCATCTGGTGCGGCCCGAGACCACCTTCGACGGCCCCGAGGTGCGCCGCCATCTCACCGTCGTGGTCCTCACCGCCACCCACCTCCTGATCACGCACCTCGACGATGATCCGGCCGACGCGCTCAACCCCAGCCAGGTGGTCTCCACCACCGAGCGGATCCGACTGCGGGCCATCACCTCCACCGGCCTCTCACAGGTCTTCGACACCGACGGCAAGGGGAGCCCCGGCACGGAGGCCGAGATCACTCTCGGGGTCAGCTGGGACGGGAGCCGGCGGGTGGATCTCGAACGAGCCATCTGCGAGGATCCGAACTGCCAGATCGACCACGGTTACACCGGGACCATCGCTCCCTCCGACCTCGCGCTGCGGGTCTCGGCCCTGGCCGACGGCGTCGACGCGGTGGACGCGGCGCTGGCCTTCCATGACCGTCTGGTCGACGCGATCGACGCGGCAGGGGACTGA
- a CDS encoding GNAT family N-acetyltransferase, translating to MADRREGLRSLRRRTRGDEETEPAYPAHWEADIALGDGSAAHLRPIRPADADALQEFHQRQSEHSRYLRFFAPMARLSPRDLARFTTVDHVDRVAFIVLVGQDIVAVGRYDRVTPHSAEVAFNVSDSRQGTGLASVLLEHLAAAARERGIDEFTAEVLPQNAKMLKVFTETGFDVDRALDDGVVMVSFRLDPTARSLAVMAEREHRAESHAMERLLDPRSVVLIGVSSRTDSSGGRFLTALEDSGYTGTVHLVARDALELRGHRTWARVADVPGAVDLAVIALRPEACLGAIEECAAIGVRSVVIPTEGFSDTDEGRRLQRELVARARRHGMRLLGPGSLGFLRTGEDPISLSLSPRMPRPGTAALAGQSSALSAMLLAGTDARGIGLHEFVGVGNRADVSLNDTLQHWEDDEQVGVIGLALESMGNPRKFTRIARRLTRTTPLIVLRPPGSESHRPPGHDVRASTLPRRALDQVLDAAGVVQARGVDHLLDVVDALDRQGVPLGPRVGLLSNTAALGASLRGAADQAGLEVVADNDSVPLSPDVRLIQRAFTSMAAPGHVDLVIAGILDPLTGDAAEVLRQMAVVAKHAEVVLLVCLVSSTERFSAVQEAVREDGSLPPVHATPYAVARAAAGMQAAALRPQVDDEAPAQREDVDRAAARTVVERWRAGVGTAGGDLSTEETRELLAAYGIGLLPARPITDADDAPIQAAAIGYPVALKSTDPELRHRADLGGVRLGIPDAAQLRHAVARMREDLSYSSAPLEVQAMGPAGVPMVVRSVEDPSLGPVVSLSVAGDATDLLDDIAYAIPPFSESGAAHLVDAPASAIKLRGTRGLPPADREALADLVVRVGLLAEDRPELALLELYPVLVAQHGLAVVGGRARLAPAPNRTDSARRALSGPPAAEPRAGGGRGTMPG from the coding sequence ATGGCGGACAGACGAGAGGGACTGCGCTCCCTGCGCCGTCGCACCCGGGGCGACGAGGAGACCGAGCCCGCCTATCCGGCGCACTGGGAGGCCGACATCGCGCTGGGCGACGGCTCCGCCGCCCATCTGCGTCCGATCCGGCCCGCGGACGCCGACGCCCTCCAGGAGTTCCATCAGCGCCAGTCCGAGCACTCGCGCTATCTGCGCTTCTTCGCCCCGATGGCGCGGCTCTCCCCGCGGGACCTCGCCCGCTTCACGACCGTGGACCACGTGGACCGGGTCGCCTTCATCGTGCTGGTGGGGCAGGACATCGTCGCCGTCGGCCGCTACGACCGGGTCACCCCGCACTCCGCCGAGGTGGCCTTCAACGTCTCCGACTCCCGCCAGGGCACGGGGCTCGCCTCCGTGCTGCTGGAGCATCTCGCGGCCGCCGCCCGGGAGCGCGGCATCGACGAGTTCACCGCCGAGGTGCTGCCGCAGAACGCGAAGATGCTCAAGGTCTTCACCGAGACCGGCTTCGACGTGGACCGCGCCCTGGACGACGGCGTCGTGATGGTCTCCTTCCGCCTGGACCCCACCGCCCGCTCGCTCGCCGTGATGGCCGAGCGGGAGCACCGCGCCGAGTCCCATGCGATGGAGAGGCTCCTGGATCCCCGCTCCGTGGTGCTGATCGGGGTCTCCTCGAGAACGGACTCCTCCGGGGGCCGCTTCCTGACCGCTCTCGAGGACTCCGGGTACACCGGCACGGTGCATCTGGTGGCACGCGACGCCCTCGAACTGCGCGGCCACCGCACCTGGGCGCGGGTGGCGGACGTCCCCGGCGCCGTCGACCTGGCCGTCATCGCGCTGCGCCCCGAGGCCTGCCTGGGCGCCATCGAGGAATGCGCCGCGATCGGCGTGCGCAGCGTGGTGATCCCCACCGAGGGGTTCTCGGACACCGACGAGGGCCGCCGCCTGCAGCGGGAGCTGGTGGCCCGGGCCCGCCGGCACGGCATGCGCCTGCTGGGACCCGGCTCCCTCGGCTTCCTGCGCACCGGCGAGGATCCGATCAGCCTCTCCCTCTCGCCGCGGATGCCCCGTCCCGGCACGGCCGCGCTCGCCGGGCAGTCCAGCGCGCTCTCGGCCATGCTGCTGGCCGGCACCGACGCCCGCGGCATCGGGCTGCACGAGTTCGTGGGGGTCGGCAACCGGGCCGACGTCTCCCTCAACGACACCCTCCAGCACTGGGAGGACGACGAGCAGGTCGGCGTGATCGGCCTCGCCCTGGAATCCATGGGCAACCCGCGCAAGTTCACGCGCATCGCCCGGCGGCTCACCCGCACCACGCCCCTGATCGTGCTGCGCCCCCCGGGCAGTGAGTCGCACCGGCCGCCCGGCCACGACGTGCGGGCCTCGACCCTGCCGCGCCGCGCCCTGGACCAGGTGCTCGATGCCGCCGGCGTGGTGCAGGCCAGGGGAGTGGACCATCTCCTGGACGTGGTCGATGCCCTCGACAGGCAGGGGGTGCCGCTCGGCCCTCGGGTGGGCCTGCTCTCGAACACCGCCGCGCTCGGGGCGTCCCTGCGCGGCGCCGCCGACCAGGCCGGGCTGGAGGTGGTCGCGGACAACGACAGCGTCCCGCTCTCGCCCGACGTGCGCCTGATCCAGCGTGCCTTCACCTCGATGGCCGCCCCCGGCCACGTGGACCTGGTGATCGCCGGGATCCTGGATCCGCTGACCGGGGACGCCGCCGAGGTGCTGCGACAGATGGCGGTGGTGGCGAAGCACGCCGAGGTGGTGCTGCTGGTGTGCCTGGTCTCCTCGACCGAGCGCTTCAGCGCCGTGCAGGAGGCGGTGCGCGAGGACGGCTCGCTGCCTCCGGTCCACGCGACCCCGTACGCCGTCGCGCGCGCCGCGGCCGGCATGCAGGCCGCCGCGCTGCGCCCGCAGGTCGACGACGAGGCACCCGCCCAGCGCGAGGACGTCGACCGCGCCGCCGCCCGGACCGTGGTGGAGCGCTGGCGGGCCGGGGTGGGGACCGCGGGCGGGGACCTCAGCACGGAGGAGACCCGTGAGCTGCTCGCCGCGTACGGGATCGGCCTGCTCCCCGCGCGCCCGATCACCGACGCCGACGACGCCCCGATCCAGGCCGCCGCGATCGGGTACCCGGTCGCGCTCAAGAGCACCGACCCCGAGCTCCGCCATCGGGCGGACCTCGGGGGCGTGCGCCTGGGGATCCCCGACGCGGCCCAGCTGCGCCATGCCGTGGCGCGCATGCGCGAGGACCTGTCCTATTCGAGCGCCCCGCTCGAGGTGCAGGCCATGGGCCCGGCCGGCGTGCCGATGGTGGTGCGCAGCGTCGAGGATCCCTCGCTCGGTCCGGTGGTCTCCCTGTCGGTCGCCGGAGACGCCACCGACCTGCTCGACGACATCGCCTATGCGATCCCTCCGTTCAGCGAGAGCGGAGCGGCGCACCTGGTGGACGCCCCGGCCTCGGCGATCAAGCTGCGCGGAACCCGCGGGCTGCCGCCCGCGGACCGGGAGGCGCTCGCCGACCTGGTGGTCCGCGTCGGTCTGCTCGCGGAGGACCGGCCCGAGCTCGCCCTGCTGGAGCTGTATCCGGTGCTGGTCGCACAGCACGGCCTCGCGGTGGTCGGCGGGCGGGCCCGGCTGGCCCCCGCCCCCAACCGCACCGACAGCGCTCGCCGCGCACTGTCCGGACCGCCCGCAGCGGAACCGCGCGCCGGCGGCGGTCGTGGGACAATGCCGGGATGA
- a CDS encoding DNA gyrase/topoisomerase IV subunit A — MARSRSTTPPSADEAAEETIVDIDVTSEMETSFLEYAYSVIYSRALPDARDGLKPVQRRILYMMAEMGLRPEKGHVKSQRVVGEVMGKLHPHGDTAIYDALVRMAQSFNMRMPLVDGHGNFGSLDNGPAAPRYTEARLAKAALLMTDSLDEDVVDMIPNYDNQLLQPEMLPAQYPNLLVNGASGIAVGMATNMAPHNLVETVAAARHLIDHPDAELEELMRLVPGPDLPTGGRIVGLDGIRDAYRTGRGSFKMRATTRIENVTSRRKGIVVTELPYQVGPERLAEKLRDAVQAKRVTGITDYQDLTDRHHGLRLVMTVKSGFDPEAVLQQLYRYTPLEENFGINNVALVEGQPRTLGLKQLLEVFVEHRVTVVRRRTEHRLSRRKARLHLVEGLLLAILDIDEVIQIVRQSDDSETARTRLMTVFDLSHLQAEYILELRLRRLTKFSQIDLEAERDELRREIEHLEEILGSEAVLRALVSEELAAVAAEHGDSRRTVLLEAAEKPAAISGASLEVADEPCRVLLTGTGLIARVTGAEPLLREGPRGAHDVIVSDARSTTRSGVGVVTDRGRVLRLSVVDLPSLAPTAGAPSLAGGTRLSDLIDLERGERALGLVRLAEADIARGGAIALGTAQGVVKRVQLDFPRSDGFEIISLKDGDTVVGVVDLEQDEDLDLVFLTAEAQLLHFPASGIRPQGRTAGGVAGIKLAGGDRVVSFGAIDVTAPADVVTVAGSSGTLPLLQTGSLKVSALTEFPAKGRATAGLRCHRFLRGEDALIGAWVVPHPARASSEAGQPIDLPEPTGRRDGSGTPVAVPIAAVG, encoded by the coding sequence ATGGCCCGATCACGCAGCACCACCCCGCCCTCCGCAGACGAGGCCGCCGAGGAGACCATCGTCGACATCGACGTCACCAGTGAGATGGAGACGTCGTTCCTCGAGTATGCGTACTCCGTGATCTATTCCCGGGCGCTCCCGGACGCCCGCGACGGCCTCAAGCCGGTCCAGCGGCGCATCCTGTACATGATGGCCGAGATGGGGCTGCGTCCGGAGAAGGGCCATGTCAAGAGCCAGCGCGTCGTCGGCGAGGTGATGGGCAAGCTGCACCCCCACGGCGACACGGCGATCTATGACGCGCTGGTGCGGATGGCGCAGAGCTTCAACATGCGCATGCCGCTGGTGGACGGCCACGGCAACTTCGGGTCGCTGGACAACGGGCCGGCCGCGCCGCGCTACACCGAGGCCCGGCTGGCGAAGGCCGCGCTGCTGATGACGGACTCGCTGGACGAGGACGTCGTGGACATGATCCCCAACTACGACAACCAGCTGCTGCAGCCGGAGATGCTGCCCGCCCAGTACCCGAACCTGCTGGTCAACGGGGCCTCCGGGATCGCTGTCGGTATGGCCACGAACATGGCCCCCCACAACCTCGTCGAGACCGTCGCCGCCGCCCGGCACCTGATCGATCACCCCGACGCGGAGCTCGAGGAGCTGATGCGCTTGGTGCCGGGTCCGGATCTGCCCACCGGTGGCCGGATCGTGGGTCTGGACGGCATCCGGGACGCGTACCGCACCGGGCGCGGCTCTTTCAAGATGCGGGCCACCACCCGGATCGAGAACGTGACCTCCCGCCGCAAGGGCATCGTGGTCACCGAGCTGCCGTACCAGGTGGGTCCCGAGCGGCTGGCCGAGAAGCTGCGTGATGCGGTGCAGGCCAAGCGGGTCACCGGCATCACCGATTACCAGGACCTCACCGACCGCCACCACGGCCTGCGCCTGGTGATGACCGTGAAGTCGGGCTTCGACCCCGAGGCCGTGCTGCAGCAGCTGTACCGGTACACGCCGCTGGAGGAGAACTTCGGCATCAACAACGTGGCCCTGGTCGAGGGGCAGCCGCGCACCCTGGGCCTGAAGCAGCTGCTGGAGGTGTTCGTCGAGCACCGGGTGACGGTGGTGCGGCGCCGCACCGAGCACCGGCTGAGCAGGCGCAAGGCCCGCCTGCACCTGGTGGAGGGCCTGCTGCTGGCGATCCTGGACATCGACGAGGTCATCCAGATCGTGCGGCAGAGCGATGACTCCGAGACGGCGCGCACGCGGCTCATGACCGTCTTCGACCTTTCCCATCTGCAGGCCGAGTACATCCTCGAGCTGCGGCTGCGGCGGCTGACGAAGTTCTCGCAGATCGACCTCGAGGCCGAGCGCGATGAGCTGCGCCGGGAGATCGAGCATCTTGAGGAGATCCTGGGCTCCGAGGCCGTGCTGCGCGCGCTGGTCTCCGAGGAGCTCGCCGCCGTGGCCGCCGAGCACGGTGATTCCCGCCGCACCGTGCTGCTGGAGGCCGCGGAGAAGCCGGCCGCGATCTCCGGCGCCTCTCTCGAGGTGGCCGATGAGCCGTGCCGGGTGCTGCTGACCGGGACCGGGCTGATCGCCCGGGTCACCGGCGCGGAGCCGTTGCTGCGCGAGGGACCGCGCGGCGCGCACGACGTGATCGTCTCCGACGCCCGCTCCACCACCCGTTCGGGTGTCGGCGTGGTCACCGATCGTGGCCGGGTGCTGCGGCTGTCGGTCGTGGACCTGCCCTCGCTCGCCCCGACGGCCGGTGCGCCGTCGCTGGCCGGGGGCACCCGGCTCTCGGACCTCATCGACCTCGAGCGCGGGGAGCGCGCCCTGGGCCTGGTCCGTCTGGCCGAGGCGGACATCGCCCGCGGCGGAGCGATCGCGCTGGGCACGGCGCAGGGTGTGGTCAAGCGGGTCCAGCTCGACTTCCCGCGGTCCGACGGCTTCGAGATCATCTCGCTGAAGGACGGCGACACCGTGGTCGGGGTCGTGGATCTCGAGCAGGACGAGGACCTCGATCTGGTCTTCCTCACCGCCGAGGCGCAGCTGCTCCACTTCCCCGCCTCGGGGATCCGCCCCCAGGGCCGCACCGCGGGCGGCGTCGCGGGCATCAAGCTCGCAGGCGGCGACCGGGTGGTGTCCTTCGGAGCGATCGATGTGACGGCTCCGGCCGACGTGGTCACCGTCGCCGGCAGCTCCGGCACCCTGCCGCTGCTGCAGACCGGCTCGCTGAAGGTCTCCGCCCTCACCGAGTTCCCCGCCAAGGGCCGGGCCACGGCCGGGCTGCGCTGCCATCGCTTCCTGCGCGGCGAGGACGCGCTGATCGGCGCCTGGGTGGTGCCGCACCCGGCCCGCGCCTCCTCGGAAGCCGGACAGCCGATCGATCTGCCGGAGCCGACGGGACGCCGGGACGGTTCGGGCACCCCGGTGGCCGTGCCGATCGCCGCGGTCGGCTGA
- a CDS encoding D-hexose-6-phosphate mutarotase, whose translation MNSTGTDAPTPSVPLPEGVRLGETHGVPALLVTTPAATAELLLDGAQLISWIPTGEQDLLWLSPDSAFGEREAVRGGIPLIGPWFGPGRDMAMEVKHGWLRNLRWDLAAAERAGDEVVITLATPEDVRALSATARFRLGAELSVDLTITAGPRPLELEAALHTYLAVGDVRRIEIHGLEGAAFLDNTRGLVSDVMPEGEPLRPTASTDRVVDSAAEVTVHDTKNARRIVSTPRGTAKTVVWNPWDAQVTEMADIPDAAWSDFVCIEPAIAKDGYVALAPGDSHRIGVTYRIER comes from the coding sequence ATGAACTCCACCGGCACCGATGCCCCCACCCCGTCCGTCCCGCTTCCCGAAGGGGTCCGCCTCGGCGAGACCCACGGGGTCCCGGCGCTGCTGGTGACGACCCCGGCCGCCACGGCCGAGCTGCTCCTGGACGGGGCGCAGCTGATCAGCTGGATCCCCACCGGCGAGCAGGATCTGCTGTGGCTCAGCCCGGACTCCGCCTTCGGCGAGCGCGAGGCGGTGCGCGGCGGGATCCCGCTGATCGGGCCCTGGTTCGGACCGGGCCGCGACATGGCGATGGAGGTCAAGCACGGCTGGCTGCGGAACCTCCGCTGGGACCTGGCCGCCGCCGAGCGCGCAGGCGATGAGGTGGTCATCACCCTGGCCACCCCCGAGGACGTCAGGGCGCTGTCCGCGACCGCCCGGTTCCGCCTCGGCGCCGAGCTGTCGGTGGATCTCACGATCACCGCCGGTCCCCGCCCGCTCGAGCTGGAGGCGGCGCTGCACACCTATCTCGCCGTCGGCGATGTGCGCCGGATCGAGATCCACGGCCTGGAGGGCGCCGCCTTCCTCGACAACACTCGTGGCCTGGTCAGCGACGTCATGCCGGAGGGAGAGCCGCTGCGGCCGACCGCCTCCACCGACCGGGTGGTGGACTCCGCCGCCGAGGTGACGGTGCACGATACGAAGAACGCTCGCCGCATCGTCTCCACTCCGCGCGGCACGGCCAAGACCGTGGTCTGGAACCCCTGGGACGCTCAGGTGACGGAGATGGCCGACATCCCCGATGCGGCCTGGTCCGATTTCGTGTGCATCGAGCCGGCCATCGCCAAGGACGGCTACGTGGCCCTCGCGCCCGGGGACTCGCACCGCATCGGGGTCACCTACCGCATCGAGCGCTGA